A genome region from Hoplias malabaricus isolate fHopMal1 chromosome 8, fHopMal1.hap1, whole genome shotgun sequence includes the following:
- the cep170aa gene encoding centrosomal protein of 170 kDa isoform X13: protein MTENSIHEVPTKDTEGNAATKSTAGSTTAQANTSFTIEFDNTSPGKVTIKDHVSRPRPKKSQPGGKELSTLQAAIIASESKVADWLAQNDPPLVRRESTEEDSKSIKSDVPVHLKRLKGSKHEDGTQSDSENGLGLRFGSRRHAALEERLKAAGLARAKGNGAEGGPVSRTAFMIEFYDEDNPRKRRSYSFSQTAPLLGGVAGEGLCPAPPSRPKVMSVDGSRSVASALAAVAPTAARLLQKQRSEDPGLERSSISTGQPSPADEPLKQDDDQSDKGTYTIELENRNPEEEEARRMIDKVFGVGSSQDLGCPGQQQGVGKAKEIKKPTATTAEGLVDESVAVGSQRWVSQWASLAANQTRTDPEGSGAEPAVFVHQERDADALDPSLSIKSTGSATSSQCERKRRTLPQLPTEEKSKPGKPSSILGLRSEIGEKQDTEPQEKESHSEHKGDGECAPPTQVTPSRKTSHQGGTSGMQTSSTKPPTRPAEKQSEESRRRRTEDKSKGSDGERSGKALVRQGSFTIEKPSGNVPIELIPRINRQVGSRERSDSAGSMDTATLLKDTEAVMAFLEAKLRDEKKLDSTVPSSQPPGRSISPESDVDTTSAVSEAERKGAQKRRSFSSLHKEKSNLSSAGKSAASARERLERKAKTKIPDGRPDSRRPTQMTTRARQPSLDLTDDEQTSSLPISDVLSSDQETYSSRSHGRGNFTSTDDLLQSKLDSSKAAKASKTSRTALPSSTAVGKQQPAGLPQPRPTRASLLRRARLGDTSDTDLADADRVSVASEVSTTSSTSKPPSGRKNLSRIDMLAQPRRTRLGSISARSDSEATVSRSTTSRVSTETALRLGLRATNPADSKLNPRLRANSVSKLTDTKTKVTPPISGSPAENFYAEMTQAEPEDGLADEEPMAANRWRRLPPEYASTSEDEFGSNRNSPKHGRLRPGTTLRTSRLSGTLTTSSTPSPGGIGLKHRTREQEDYIRDWTAHSEEIARLFPCVRRISQDLAKDLAILAREIHDVAGEIDSVSSSGTAPSTTVSTAATTPGSAIDTREELVDRVFDESLNFRKIPPVVQTKAPEINGRSVELRPRAPDSLDPHAALRRRTWNRDEQLSTRVSELLAVLDSLLLTSVSQLSSKIRQSVDKTAGKIRILFKDKDRNWDDIENKLSSETDVPLLKTTNKEISSILTELKRVEKQIQVINIMVDPDGTLDALTSLGLTSPTSTKPKSGPWGPQPGNGSSKPTTISPSLGQDLSCPQPSAEASTVTNK, encoded by the exons GTAGCAAGCATGAGGATGGCACTCAGAGTGACTCAGAGAATGGTTTGGGTCTGCGTTTTGGCAGCAGACGGCACGCAGCTCTAGAAGAACGTCTGAAGGCTGCAGGACTTGCCCGAGCTAAAGGCAACGGAGCAGAGGGTGGGCCTGTTAGCCGCACTGCCTTCATGATTGAGTTCTATGATGAGGACAACCCGCGTAAACGGCGCTCTTACTCCTTCTCCCAGACGGCACCCCTGCTGGGGGGCGTGGCGGGGGAAGGTCTTTgtccagctcctccctcccgCCCTAAGGTCATGTCTGTGGATGGTAGCAGGAGTGTAGCATCAGCGCTGGCGGCTGTGGCACCCACGGCAGCACGACTGCTTCAGAAGCAGAGATCAGAGGACCCCGGCCTGGAACGTAGCTCGATCAGCACAGGACAACCCAGCCCTGCAGATGAGCCACTGAAACAGGATGATGACCAGAGCGATAAAGGAACCTACACCATCGAGCTGGAAAACCGTAACCCTGAGGAAGAAGAGGCACGCCGCATGATTGATAAG GTGTTTGGGGTGGGGAGCTCTCAGGATCTCGGTTGCCCTGGACAACAGCAAGGTGTTGGAAAAGCTAAGGAAATTAAGAAGCCTACCGCAACTACAGCTGAG GGTCTCGTGGATGAGTCTGTTGCTGTGGGCAGTCAGCGATGGGTTTCCCAGTGGGCCAGTTTAGCAGCTAATCAAACTAGAACTGATCCCGAGGGTTCCGGGGCAGAACCCGCAGTCTTTGTCCATCAAGAGCGAG ATGCTGATGCCTTGGATCCATCACTGTCTATAAAGAGTACTGGGTCTGCTACATCCAGTCAGTGTGAACGGAAGAGGAGGACGTTACCTCAGCTGCCCACTGAGGAGAAGAGCAAGCCAGGCAAGCCCTCATCTATTCTTGGCTTGCGATCTGAGATCGGCGAGAAGCAGGACACAGAGCCCCAGGAAAAGGAGAGTCACAGCGAGCACAAAGGAGACGGCGAATGTGCCCCCCCAACACAGGTCACTCCCAGCAGAAAGACCTCCCATCAGGGTGGGACAAGCGGGATGCAGACATCCTCTACCAAGCCTCCCACGCGTCCTGCCGAGAAGCAGAGTGAGGAGAGCCGCAGGAGGCGCACAGAGGACAAGAGCAAGGGAAGTGATGGGGAAAGAAGTGGGAAGGCCCTGGTGCGACAGGGCAGTTTCACCATTGAGAAGCCCAGCGGGAACGTTCCTATTGAACTGATCCCTCGCATAAACCGGCAGGTAGGAAGTAGAGAGCGTAGTGATTCGGCCGGCAGCATGGACACAGCTACTCTGCTAAAGGACACAGAGGCCGTCATGGCCTTTCTGGAGGCCAAACTCCGTGACGAGAAGAAGCTGGATTCCACAGTCCCATCCAGCCAACCTCCAGGACGGTCCATTTCCCCTGAATCAGACGTGGACACAACCAGCGCAGTTAGTGAAGCGGAGCGGAAGGGTGCCCAGAAGCGGCGTTCTTTCAGCAGCCTTCACAAAGAGAAGAGCAACCTGAGCTCTGCTGGGAAGAGTGCTGCTAGTGCACGGGAACGTCTGGAGAGGAAGGCCAAGACCAAGATTCCAGACGGCCGTCCAGACTCCCGCCGTCCAACTCAGATGACCACACGAGCCCGTCAGCCTTCACTGGACCTGACAGACGATGAGCAGACATCTTCGCTCCCCATTTCCGATGTGCTTTCCTCAGACCAGGAGACTTACTCCAGCCGCTCCCATGGCCGTGGAAACTTCACCTCCACTGACGACCTGCTGCAGTCCAAATTGGACTCTTCCAAAGCCGCCAAAGCCAGCAAAACCAGCAGGACAGCCCtgcccagcagcactgctgtgggCAAACAG CAGCCAGCAGGTCTTCCTCAGCCTCGGCCCACCAGAGCATCCCTGCTGCGGCGAGCTCGTCTGGGGGACACATCTGACACTGACCTCGCAGACGCAGACAGAGTTTCAGTGGCTTCTGAAGTGTCCACCACAAGCTCCACTTCCAAGCCTCCATCAGGCAGGAAGAACCTGTCGCGCATCGACATGCTAGCCCAGCCCAGACGCACCAGACTGGGCTCCATCTCTGCACGCAGCGACTCAGAGGCCACTGTCAGCCGCAGCACTACCTCACGAGTGTCCACTGAGACAGCCCTGCGTCTAGGTCTGCGCGCCACCAACCCTGCAGACAGCAAACTTAACCCCCGTCTCCGAGCCAACAGTGTCTCAAAATTAACCGACACCAAGACCAAAGTCACACCTCCGATCTCCGGATCTCCAGCGG AGAACTTTTATGCAGAGATGACTCAAGCAGAACCTGAAGATGGCCTAGCAGACGAGGAGCCCATGG CGGCTAACAGGTGGAGACGCCTGCCTCCAGAATATGCCTCCACCTCTGAGGACGAGTTTGGCTCCAACCGGAACTCCCCTAAACATGGACGCTTGCGTCCAGGCACTACTCTCCGCACCAGTAGACTGAGCGGCACGCTCACAACCTCATCCACACCAAGCCCTGGAGGCATTGGCCTCAAACATAGGACGAGAGAGCAGGAGGACTACATCCGAGACTGGACAGCACACAGTGAGGAAATCGCCAG GTTATTCCCCTGTGTGCGCAGGATCAGTCAGGACCTGGCCAAGGACCTAGCCATCCTGGCACGGGAGATCCATGACGTGGCAGGCGAGATTGACTCTGTCAGCTCCTCGGGCACGGCGCCCAGCACCACAGTCAGCACAGCAGCCACCACACCCGGCTCTGCCATCGACACCAGAGAGGag CTGGTTGATCGAGTATTTGATGAAAGTTTGAACTTCCGGAAGATCCCCCCTGTGGTTCAGACGAAGGCTCCAGAGATAAACGGCCGGTCAGTGGAGCTGCGACCTCGAGCCCCCGACAGTCTGGATCCCCATGCAGCACTGCGCAGACGCACATGGAACAGAGATGAG CAGTTGTCCACCCGTGTCAGTGAGCTACTG GCGGTGTTAGACAGTTTGCTGTTGACTTCCGTCTCTCAGCTGTCTTCCAAAATCCGCCAATCTGTGGATAAAACAGCGGGCAAAATCAG GATATTGTTCAAAGACAAGGACAGGAACTGGGATGACATCGAGAATAAGCTCAGTTCAGAGACTGATGTACCACTTCTCAAAACCACTAACAAG GAAATATCATCAATTCTAACCGAACTGAAAAGGGTGGAGAAACAGATTCAAG TCATAAATATCATGGTGGATCCTGATGGAACCTTAGACGCTCTAACCAGCCTGGGCTTGACTAGTCCGACGTCCACCAAGCCCAAAAGTGGGCCCTGGGGGCCTCAGCCTGGCAATGGATCTTCAAAACCCACCACCATCTCACCCAGCCTCGGACAGGACCTCAGCTGCCCCCAGCCCAGCGCAGAGGCAAGCACCGTAACCAACAAATGA
- the dync2li1 gene encoding cytoplasmic dynein 2 light intermediate chain 1 isoform X1, with protein sequence MPKISTDTLWDLAAAAAELRTREDNDNDDGAEEDAAVVSERTVLFLGSKAGGKTTILLRCLDRDEAPKPTLALEYTFGRRAKGHNTPKDIAHLWELGGGTSLSDLVQIPITPVNVRTVSVVLVLDLSKPSALWDTMEKLLQAALIQVEKVCALPQRPGESRASKHQQQNRVLRSLPKDHPDRELISPFPVPLLLIGTKFDIFQDFESEKRKVICKTLRFLAHYYGASLIFTSSKSETMMSKAKSFVSYLAFGTERGKSISTDTSKPLVIPAGMDSLSQIGSPPAIDVDIGTLHARNPLDLWKKVFERVFPAESTKEHRELKDPAKDPQYSEPLIDSMRAQKDQELELYKREQTKSWKGLSLDT encoded by the exons ATGCCTAAAATTAG TACAGACACGCTTTGGGACTTGGCAGCTGCCGCAGCGGAGCTCCGGACCCGAGAGGACAATGATAATGATGACGGTGCTGAGGAAGACGCAGCCGTTGTGAGCGAGAGGACTGTGTTGTTTCTGGGCAGTAAAGCAGGG GGGAAAACTACAATATTACTCCGGTGCCTTGACAG AGATGAAGCACCCAAACCAACCCTTGCTTTGGAGTATACGTTTGGCAGGCGAGCAAAAGGGCATAATACG CCTAAAGACATAGCTCACCTGTGGGAACTAGGAGGGGGCACATCTTTATCAGATCTAGTCCAGATACCCATCACTCCAGTCAATGTCAG GACTGTTTCTGTGGTGCTGGTTCTGGATTTATCTAAGCCCAGTGCTCTGTGGGATACTATGGAGAAACTCCTTCAGGCGGCCTTGATCCAGGTGGAAAAGGTTTGTGCCTTGCCCCAGAGGCCTGGAGAGTCCAGGGCCAGcaaacatcaacaacaaaacagagtgctgCGGAGTCTCCCCAAAGATCACCCG GACAGAGAGCTCATCAGTCCCTTCCCTGTGCCTCTTCTTCTGATTGGTACTAAGTTTGACATCTTTCAG GACTTTGAGTCAGAGAAGAGGAAGGTGATTTGTAAGACCTTGCGTTTTTTGGCACATTATTATGGTGCATCACTGATT TTCACTAGCAGTAAATCTGAGACCATGATGTCTAAAGCAAAGAGTTTTGTGAGCTATCTAGCATTTGGAACTGAGAGAGG gAAGTCCATATCTACAGACACAAGCAAACCTCTTGTAATTCCAGCTGGCATGGACTCTCTCAGTCAGATTG GATCTCCTCCAGCCATTGATGTTGACATTGGAACACTGCATGCCAGGAACCCACTGGACCTGTGGAAGAAAGTTTTTGAACGGGTTTTTCCTGCAGAG AGCACTAAGGAGCATAGAGAACTGAAGGATCCTGCCAAAGACCCTCAGTACAGCGAGCCTCTTATAGACTCTATGAGAGCTCAGAAAGATCAG GAGCTGGAACTGTACAAGCGAGAGCAGACGAAGTCCTGGAAAGGCTTGTCTCTGGACACGTAA
- the dync2li1 gene encoding cytoplasmic dynein 2 light intermediate chain 1 isoform X2, with translation MPKISTDTLWDLAAAAAELRTREDNDNDDGAEEDAAVGKTTILLRCLDRDEAPKPTLALEYTFGRRAKGHNTPKDIAHLWELGGGTSLSDLVQIPITPVNVRTVSVVLVLDLSKPSALWDTMEKLLQAALIQVEKVCALPQRPGESRASKHQQQNRVLRSLPKDHPDRELISPFPVPLLLIGTKFDIFQDFESEKRKVICKTLRFLAHYYGASLIFTSSKSETMMSKAKSFVSYLAFGTERGKSISTDTSKPLVIPAGMDSLSQIGSPPAIDVDIGTLHARNPLDLWKKVFERVFPAESTKEHRELKDPAKDPQYSEPLIDSMRAQKDQELELYKREQTKSWKGLSLDT, from the exons ATGCCTAAAATTAG TACAGACACGCTTTGGGACTTGGCAGCTGCCGCAGCGGAGCTCCGGACCCGAGAGGACAATGATAATGATGACGGTGCTGAGGAAGACGCAGCCGTT GGGAAAACTACAATATTACTCCGGTGCCTTGACAG AGATGAAGCACCCAAACCAACCCTTGCTTTGGAGTATACGTTTGGCAGGCGAGCAAAAGGGCATAATACG CCTAAAGACATAGCTCACCTGTGGGAACTAGGAGGGGGCACATCTTTATCAGATCTAGTCCAGATACCCATCACTCCAGTCAATGTCAG GACTGTTTCTGTGGTGCTGGTTCTGGATTTATCTAAGCCCAGTGCTCTGTGGGATACTATGGAGAAACTCCTTCAGGCGGCCTTGATCCAGGTGGAAAAGGTTTGTGCCTTGCCCCAGAGGCCTGGAGAGTCCAGGGCCAGcaaacatcaacaacaaaacagagtgctgCGGAGTCTCCCCAAAGATCACCCG GACAGAGAGCTCATCAGTCCCTTCCCTGTGCCTCTTCTTCTGATTGGTACTAAGTTTGACATCTTTCAG GACTTTGAGTCAGAGAAGAGGAAGGTGATTTGTAAGACCTTGCGTTTTTTGGCACATTATTATGGTGCATCACTGATT TTCACTAGCAGTAAATCTGAGACCATGATGTCTAAAGCAAAGAGTTTTGTGAGCTATCTAGCATTTGGAACTGAGAGAGG gAAGTCCATATCTACAGACACAAGCAAACCTCTTGTAATTCCAGCTGGCATGGACTCTCTCAGTCAGATTG GATCTCCTCCAGCCATTGATGTTGACATTGGAACACTGCATGCCAGGAACCCACTGGACCTGTGGAAGAAAGTTTTTGAACGGGTTTTTCCTGCAGAG AGCACTAAGGAGCATAGAGAACTGAAGGATCCTGCCAAAGACCCTCAGTACAGCGAGCCTCTTATAGACTCTATGAGAGCTCAGAAAGATCAG GAGCTGGAACTGTACAAGCGAGAGCAGACGAAGTCCTGGAAAGGCTTGTCTCTGGACACGTAA
- the abcg5 gene encoding ATP-binding cassette sub-family G member 5 produces the protein MSKSYSMKAIEQKNGSGESFRFVPEKGTEGTATQSRASADKTEASCSLSVSRVSYTVSERMGPWWDLPSYGKKWTRQILNEVSFHVDSGQIMGILGNSGSGKTTLLDAIAGRIGNSGTLTGEVFVNGTKIKQEHFQDCFSYVLQSDNLLSYLTVEETLTFTAQLALRQHSATAIRKKVAAVMAELSLSHVAHSVIGGRIFPGISGGERRRVSIASQLLQDPKVILLDEPTTGLDSMTANQIVVLLAELAKRDRIVIVTIHQPRSELFRVFSRIAIMSCGELVFCGQSEEMVDFFSRCGYECPEYCNPFDIFVDLTSVDTRSSEREADTYRRMHDITSAYQSSEIYQKMLWKTRESCQHPNRPMIPFKSKESPNCLSKLGVLLRRTVRNLSRDRMGVLMRLSQNLIYGLFVAFFVMKLDNDVSKGAVQDRIGIIYQSMGASPYTGMLNAVALFPALRAIADQESKDGLYQKWQMFLAYIIHILPFSIISVFIFTSFLYWTVGMNPDPWRFMCFTAVIMVPHITGELLTLVLLGVVQDPNMVNSGMALLNIAGIMVGSGFLRGTQQMPVVFQWLSYLTFQKYGCELLIVTEFYGKNFTCSPAVGFPGACLIKNGDLIIDQGYPGATSRYTQDFLLLYAFLPALVILGVISFKIRDHLIRR, from the exons ATGAGTAAGTCGTACTCCATGAAAGCTATTGAGCAGAAAAATGGGTCTGGTGAATCATTCAGATTTGTACCTGAAAAGGGTACAGAAGGGACAGCCACACAGAGCCGTGCAAGTGCTGACAAAACCGAGGCGTCCTGCAGCCTCAGTGTGAGCAGAGTGTCCTACACTGTCAG TGAGCGTATGGGGCCCTGGTGGGACTTGCCATCCTATGGGAAGAAATGGACCCGGCAGATCCTCAATGAGGTGTCATTTCATGTGGACAGTGGTCAAATAATGGGGATCCTGGGGAATTCAG GTTCTGGGAAAACCACTCTGCTGGATGCTATTGCTGGCCGCATTGGCAATAGTGGGACTCTCACTGGGGAGGTATTTGTAAATGGAACAAAAATCAAGCAAGAACATTTTCAAGACTGTTTTTCTTATGTGCTTCAG AGTGACAATCTCCTCAGTTATCTGACAGTAGAGGAAACTCTGACATTCACGGCTCAGCTGGCTCTGAGGCAGCACTCTGCTACAGCAATCCGCAAGAAG GTTGCTGCAGTAATGGCAGAGCTGAGTCTAAGTCATGTGGCTCATAGTGTGATCGGAGGCCGGATCTTTCCTGGTATCTCTGgaggggagagaaggagagtgtCCATTGCTAGCCAGCTACTTCAGGACCCCA AGGTAATCCTCCTAGATGAGCCAACCACAGGCCTAGACAGTATGACGGCCAACCAGATTGTAGTCTTGTTGGCAGAGCTGGCCAAGAGGGACCGTATCGTCATAGTGACCATCCACCAGCCCCGCTCAGAACTCTTCAGA gTTTTCAGCAGGATAGCCATCATGAGTTGTGGAGAGTTAGTGTTCTGTGGCCAGTCTGAAGAGATGGTGGACTTCTTCAGTAGATGTGGCTACGAATGTCCAGAGTACTGCAACCCTTTTGATATCTTTG TGGATCTGACATCAGTGGACACAcgcagcagtgagagagaggctgaCACCTACAGGCGAATGCATGATATTACTTCAGCGTATCAGAGCTCAGAAATCTATCAGAAAATGCTGTGGAAGACCAGGGAGAGCTGTCAGCATCCCAATAGACCGATGATCCCTTTTAAGAGCAAAGAGTCACCCAACTGCCTGTCCAAACTGGGCGTCCTCCTCAG gaggACTGTAAGGAACTTGTCTCGTGACAGGATGGGTGTTCTCATGCGCCTCTCTCAAAATCTTATTTATGGTCTATTTGTGGCCTTCTTTGTCATGAAACTAGATAATGATGTCTCCAAGGGTGCAGTGCAGGACCGGATTGGTATAATCTACCAGTCCATGGGTGCTTCACCCTATACTGGCATGCTGAATGCTGTGGCTTTGT TCCCTGCTCTTCGAGCGATAGCTGATCAAGAGAGTAAAGATGGCTTGTATCAAAAATGGCAGATGTTTCTGGCTTACATCATTCACATCCTGCCTTTCAGTATCATCAGTGTTTTTATCTTCACCTCTTTCCTCTACTG GACAGTGGGCATGAACCCAGATCCCTGGAGATTCATGTGTTTTACAGCTGTAATCATGGTGCCCCATATCACTGGTGAGCTCCTGACACTGGTACTACTAGGGGTTGTTCAGGACCCCAACATGGTCAACAGTGGGATGGCCTTACTCAACATAGCTGGGATCATGGTGGGCTCAGGCTTCCTCAG AGGTACTCAGCAGATGCCAGTGGTGTTCCAGTGGCTCAGTTACCTCACCTTCCAGAAGTACGGTTGTGAGCTCCTCATTGTCACTGAATTCTATGGAAAGAACTTCACCTGCA GTCCAGCTGTCGGTTTCCCAGGAGCATGTTTGATAAAAAATGGTGATCTTATTATAGATCAGGGTTACCCAGGAGCCACCTCCCGTTACACTCAGGACTTTCTCCTGCTCTATGCCTTCCTGCCTGCTCTCGTAATCCTAGGGGTCATCAGCTTCAAGATACGAGATCACCTCATCAGACGCTGA
- the abcg8 gene encoding ATP-binding cassette sub-family G member 8 encodes MSNDTVFTSDNDISLPSTPRDVRLFSSGEEDSSLYFTYSGGCNELEVRNLHYEVDTAAQIPWYERLSEFKMPWEVQGNKQTAIKDLNLRVHSGQMLALIGSSGCGKTSLLDIITCRDEGGTKKSGEILINGKPSTPSLVKKNIAHVRQDDRLLPHLTVRETLVFVAKLRLPTHFSQAQRDQRVDDVIAELRLRQCANTRVGNDYIRGVSGGERRRVSIAVQLLWNPGILILDEPTSGLDSFTAHNLVITLYRLARGNRLVLLSVHQPRSDIFQLFDLVVLLSSGSAVYFGPAKDMVSYFSSLGYPCPRYCNPSDYYVDLISIDRRSLEKEAACLELSRILATHFQEKVKNTPESMWKSEENSKNNIHPIAKDESSITVSQQKDRLPGRLHQFTVLIRRQVFNDYRDLVTVLVHGLEALLMSLLVGFLYFGAGEEQLSIQDTVALLYMIGALTPFAVVLDVIAKCHSERAMLYHELEDGLYSVTSYFFAKVLGELPEHCVFTLVYGLPIYWLAGLNAAPDRFLLNFLLVWLTVYCSRSMALFVAAALPTLQTSAFMGNALFTVFYLTGGFVMNLDNMWLVASWFSHISFMRWGFEGMLQVQFRGLSYSFSLGNYTINVDGITVVEAMHMNQFPLFSCYLVLVAVVLVFMLLYYLSLKFIKQKSSQDW; translated from the exons ATGTCCAACGACACTGTTTTCACTTCGGACAACGACATCAGCCTCCCAAGCACG CCCAGAGATGTCAGGCTGTTTTCCTCAGGAGAAGAAGACAGCAGCCTTTATTTTACATACAGTGGGGGCTGCAATGAACTGGAAGTCAGGAATCTGCACTATGAG GTGGACACAGCAGCACAGATCCCTTGGTACGAGAGATTGTCTGAGTTTAAAATGCCATGGGAGGTGCAGGGTAACAAGCAGACTGCTATCAAGGATCTGAACCTGCGAGTACACAGTGGTCAAATGCTGGCTCTTATTGGAAGCTCAG GCTGTGGAAAGACTTCCCTCTTAGACATTATAACATGTCGGGATGAAGGGGGCACAAAGAAATCTGGAGAAATATTGATTAACGGTAAACCCTCCACACCTTCACTAGTGAAGAAAAACATTGCTCACGTCCGACAGGATGACCGCTTGTTACCCCATTTGACCGTGCGGGAGACTCTTGTCTTTGTTGCCAAGCTACGCCTGCCAACACATTTCTCACAGGCACAACGAGATCAAAGG GTGGATGATGTCATTGCTGAACTACGGCTGAGACAGTGTGCTAACACACGAGTAGGTAATGACTACATTCGTGGCGTGTCTGGTGGGGAGAGGAGAAGGGTTAGCATTGCTGTTCAGCTTCTCTGGAACCCAG GCATTCTTATTCTCGATGAGCCTACTTCAGGACTAGATAGTTTCACTGCCCACAACTTAGTCATTACATTGTACCGCCTGGCCCGAGGAAACCGCCTGGTCCTGTTGTCAGTCCACCAACCCCGTTCAGACATTTTCCAGCTCTTCGACCTGGTGGTGCTCCTTTCCTCTGGTTCAGCCGTGTACTTTGGCCCAGCCAAAGACATGGTATCCTACTTCTCATCTCTGGGGTATCCATGCCCACGCTACTGCAATCCTTCTGATTACTATG TGGACTTGATCAGTATTGACCGACGCAGCTTGGAAAAAGAGGCTGCTTGTTTGGAACTATCAAGAATACTGGCAACACATTTTCAAGAGAAGGTGAAGAACACTCCTGAGTCCATGTGGAAGTCAGAGGAGAACAGCAAAAA TAACATCCATCCCATAGCAAAAGATGAAAGCAGCATTACAGTTTCCCAGCAGAAGGACCGCCTACCTGGTCGACTGCATCAGTTCACAGTCTTGATTAG ACGACAGGTGTTTAATGACTACCGTGACCTGGTGACAGTGCTGGTGCATGGACTGGAAGCCTTACTGATGTCACTTCTTGTTGGCTTCCTTTACTTTGGGGCGGGTGAGGAGCAGCTGTCCATACAGGACACTGTGGCCTTGCTCTATATGATAGGAGCTCTAACACCATTTGCTGTAGTGCTGGATGTCATAGCTAAGT GTCACTCTGAGAGAGCCATGTTATACCATGAACTGGAAGATGGCCTGTACTCAGTAACTTCATACTTCTTTGCCAAG GTCCTAGGGGAGTTACCAGAGCACTGTGTCTTCACTCTTGTGTATGGACTTCCCATTTACTGGTTGGCTGGCCTAAATGCAGCACCTGACCGCTTCCTTCTCAACTTTTTGCTGGTGTGGCTCACAGTGTACTGCAGCCGTTCTATGGCTCTGTTTGTAGCAGCAGCTCTGCCTACCCTACAGACCTCAGCCTTCATGGGAAATGCACTCTTCACAGTCTTCTACCTAACAGGGGGCTTTGTCATGAACCTGGACAACATGTGGCTGG TGGCCTCCTGGTTCTCCCATATCTCCTTCATGCGCTGGGGATTTGAAGGCATGCTCCAAGTCCAGTTCCGCGGGCTCTCGTACTCATTCAGCCTGGGCAACTACACAATCAACGTAGATGGCATTACA